From Spirosoma aerolatum, one genomic window encodes:
- a CDS encoding response regulator, whose product MNEASLHKTLVRQINRHLTKECLQNENLQQFIQSVNESYQNFARDNELLEHSALLNDREYSKVNQRLKEEVSQRRESVEKLMEAIVLIEVPEGESIADFDNDNLVGLVNFLQRQIEYRKTIEAELRQAKDEAEKATQAKSDFLSMMSHEIRTPLNGIVGMTYLMLQEEVPPTMVENLKTLQFSIEHLQALINDILDFSKIEAGKVELEETTFDFKQLVSNIKRAQQAKAQEKGNRIRLMIDDDIPNALIGDSLRIGQVLTNLVSNAIKFTHHGTITIELALENRTEEMASIFVSVQDTGIGIAPDKQEAIFNMFTQANSATTRKFGGTGLGLVITKKLLELYGSAIRVESQEGKGATFSFILNLPISQSAAVTLAVPDAVDDKTLKGLHILLVEDYPVNVKVALKFLHKWGIEVDTAENGQVGVDKCRANNYDLVLMDLQMPVMDGYTAAAEIRKLNSRIPIVALTASATFSNRDRAVHVGMDDYVTKPFNPKDLFNKIAKYSQRIPGN is encoded by the coding sequence ATGAATGAGGCATCGCTACATAAAACATTAGTACGTCAGATAAATCGGCATTTGACCAAAGAGTGCCTTCAAAATGAAAACCTGCAGCAGTTTATTCAGTCGGTCAATGAGTCCTATCAGAACTTTGCCCGCGATAATGAACTTCTGGAACATTCGGCGTTATTAAACGATCGGGAATATTCGAAAGTTAATCAGCGGTTGAAAGAAGAAGTGAGCCAGCGTCGGGAGTCGGTCGAAAAATTAATGGAAGCCATTGTGCTGATCGAAGTTCCTGAAGGGGAGTCGATTGCTGACTTTGATAACGACAACCTCGTTGGGTTAGTTAATTTTCTACAACGGCAGATCGAGTATCGAAAAACCATTGAGGCTGAGTTGAGACAGGCTAAGGATGAAGCTGAAAAAGCAACCCAGGCCAAATCGGACTTCCTTTCCATGATGAGCCACGAAATCCGAACTCCGCTCAATGGAATTGTCGGTATGACGTATCTGATGCTTCAGGAAGAAGTGCCACCAACCATGGTCGAGAACCTGAAAACGCTTCAGTTTTCGATCGAACATCTGCAGGCTTTGATCAATGATATCTTGGATTTTAGCAAGATCGAAGCCGGAAAAGTTGAACTCGAAGAAACCACGTTCGATTTCAAGCAACTGGTTTCAAATATCAAACGGGCTCAGCAGGCAAAAGCACAGGAGAAGGGTAATCGGATTCGCTTAATGATCGATGATGATATTCCGAATGCACTGATTGGCGATTCACTCCGAATCGGTCAGGTTCTAACTAATTTGGTTTCCAATGCAATCAAATTTACGCATCATGGAACCATCACCATCGAACTGGCGCTGGAGAACCGTACCGAAGAAATGGCATCAATCTTCGTATCGGTTCAGGATACGGGCATCGGTATCGCTCCCGATAAGCAGGAAGCCATTTTCAACATGTTTACCCAGGCTAACTCAGCCACTACCCGTAAGTTTGGAGGAACAGGATTGGGCCTGGTCATTACCAAAAAGTTGCTGGAATTGTATGGAAGCGCAATTCGGGTTGAGAGCCAGGAAGGTAAAGGAGCCACGTTCTCCTTTATATTGAACTTACCGATTAGCCAATCAGCAGCGGTCACACTAGCTGTTCCCGATGCGGTGGATGATAAAACCTTGAAAGGACTACATATCCTGCTGGTTGAGGATTATCCGGTTAATGTTAAGGTTGCTTTGAAGTTTTTGCATAAATGGGGTATCGAAGTGGATACCGCCGAGAATGGCCAGGTAGGCGTGGATAAGTGTCGAGCCAATAACTATGATCTGGTGCTAATGGACTTGCAGATGCCTGTAATGGATGGCTATACGGCTGCTGCCGAAATCCGAAAATTGAACTCCCGTATCCCAATTGTGGCCTTGACAGCTTCAGCAACATTTAGCAATCGAGACCGGGCGGTGCATGTCGGAATGGATGATTATGTAACCAAACCGTTTAATCCTAAGGATTTATTTAATAAAATTGCAAAATATAGCCAGCGTATTCCCGGTAATTGA
- a CDS encoding FIST signal transduction protein — MKIRQSRFSANNWETVSETPDFLAEEAQLVLAFGGRKLLETIDAYGYLREIYPNAQIVINSTSGEILADKVYDDTLVVTSVWFEKSMVRTVQFGISNHKESGRVGEQVAQALDGEELAGIILISDGGVVNGSELTGAANRCLNRLVPVIGGLAGDADRFERTLVGANQNPEPGKVVGIGLYGQELKIGHGTMGGWDVFGPEREVTKSTYNELYQIDDRSALDLYKDYLGKYADGLPGTALLFPLSIKITPESRPLVRTILSIDESAKSMIFAGDIPEGSTVRFMRPNLDRLVEASATAAQNSLTQLGSTPELALLISCVGRKLVLGQRTEEEVEVARGIFGSEPCITGFYAYGEIAPAGPNSPGELHNQTMTITIFSEQ, encoded by the coding sequence ATGAAAATAAGGCAATCCAGATTTTCAGCGAATAACTGGGAAACAGTTTCTGAAACTCCTGATTTTTTAGCCGAAGAGGCACAATTAGTACTAGCTTTCGGAGGACGGAAACTGTTGGAAACAATTGATGCTTATGGTTATTTACGGGAAATTTATCCAAATGCCCAGATTGTTATTAATTCTACATCCGGCGAAATTTTAGCTGATAAGGTTTATGATGATACGTTGGTGGTAACATCTGTGTGGTTTGAAAAGTCGATGGTGCGAACCGTACAGTTTGGTATCAGCAATCATAAAGAAAGTGGACGGGTTGGAGAACAGGTCGCACAAGCCCTCGATGGCGAGGAACTGGCCGGAATTATTCTTATTTCTGACGGTGGCGTCGTTAATGGCAGTGAGCTTACTGGAGCGGCTAATCGATGTCTGAATAGACTGGTGCCTGTAATTGGTGGCCTGGCAGGCGATGCCGACCGATTTGAGCGGACCTTGGTTGGAGCCAACCAGAATCCCGAACCGGGTAAAGTAGTAGGCATCGGCCTGTATGGCCAAGAGTTAAAAATTGGCCATGGAACCATGGGAGGATGGGATGTTTTCGGTCCGGAACGCGAAGTCACGAAATCGACATACAATGAGTTATACCAGATCGATGATCGGAGTGCGCTGGATTTATATAAAGACTATTTAGGTAAGTATGCTGATGGATTACCCGGTACAGCCCTACTCTTTCCCTTGTCGATCAAGATTACGCCAGAGTCGAGGCCGCTCGTCCGAACGATCCTGTCTATCGATGAATCGGCAAAAAGTATGATCTTTGCCGGCGATATTCCTGAAGGGTCAACGGTTCGGTTCATGCGGCCAAATCTGGACCGTCTGGTGGAAGCTTCAGCAACGGCTGCCCAAAATTCATTAACGCAACTGGGCTCCACCCCCGAACTCGCTTTACTGATTAGCTGTGTAGGGCGAAAGCTGGTGTTGGGGCAGCGTACAGAAGAGGAAGTAGAAGTTGCTCGCGGAATTTTTGGTAGTGAACCCTGTATTACTGGCTTCTATGCATATGGGGAAATTGCTCCGGCAGGTCCTAACTCGCCGGGCGAACTGCATAACCAAACCATGACCATAACCATTTTTTCGGAGCAGTAA
- a CDS encoding glycosyltransferase: protein MIASLYYFILLLVTGYLVFNVFYLFLSAVAGRIGRADDSPIEQTTLRRIAVLIPAYKEDSVIIGSVLANLKQSYPSDWYDLIVIADSFQPQTLEQLSTYPIKIIPVEFEQSTVQKSIRYALNALPEGYYDIIVISDADNHMATDFLQRINQAFEKGWKAIQGHRVAKNTNTSVAIFDAMNEEVNNNLFRAGQRALGLSATLIGSGMGFEPTAMKRAMNQIQTVSGYDKELEMLLLIDGIKIGYLHKAFIFDEKVQNIAVFERQRTRWTAAQVYFIKEYFAIGMNQLTRGNIHAFNALLKSLLLPRTLLLVAVSLLFFVNLIIYNPPLLAFSAGLIGVLSFSLAISIPLYLWRKISFNDFMVLPQLILSMMRTLLNFKQAGKKFLHTPHTETSESQQETA, encoded by the coding sequence ATGATAGCATCTTTATATTATTTTATTCTTTTACTGGTTACTGGCTATCTGGTATTCAATGTATTCTACCTTTTCCTGAGTGCAGTGGCTGGACGAATTGGCCGGGCCGATGATTCGCCTATTGAGCAGACGACTCTCCGTCGTATCGCTGTATTAATTCCTGCCTACAAAGAAGATAGTGTAATCATAGGTTCTGTGTTGGCCAATCTGAAGCAATCGTATCCATCCGACTGGTACGACCTGATCGTAATTGCCGATTCGTTCCAACCCCAAACTCTGGAACAGCTCTCTACCTATCCGATCAAAATTATCCCTGTTGAGTTTGAACAATCGACGGTTCAGAAATCAATTCGCTACGCCCTGAATGCATTGCCGGAAGGTTATTACGACATCATCGTCATTTCAGATGCTGATAATCATATGGCTACCGATTTTTTACAGCGCATCAATCAGGCGTTTGAAAAAGGATGGAAAGCAATTCAGGGACATCGCGTGGCAAAAAATACCAATACGAGCGTTGCCATTTTCGATGCCATGAATGAAGAGGTAAATAATAATCTGTTTCGGGCAGGCCAGCGAGCTTTAGGCCTGTCGGCCACATTAATCGGGTCAGGCATGGGATTTGAGCCTACAGCCATGAAACGGGCGATGAATCAGATACAGACGGTTAGTGGGTACGATAAAGAGCTCGAAATGCTACTGCTGATAGATGGCATCAAAATTGGCTATCTGCACAAAGCGTTTATCTTCGATGAGAAAGTTCAGAATATAGCGGTTTTCGAACGCCAGCGCACCCGCTGGACAGCCGCCCAGGTGTATTTTATTAAAGAATACTTTGCCATTGGTATGAACCAGCTAACCCGTGGAAACATACATGCCTTCAACGCCTTACTGAAATCCCTCCTCCTTCCCCGAACTTTGTTATTGGTGGCGGTTTCTCTGCTTTTCTTCGTTAACCTGATTATTTATAATCCCCCCTTATTGGCTTTCTCGGCCGGGTTGATTGGTGTCTTGTCGTTTAGTCTGGCCATATCTATTCCCTTGTATTTATGGCGCAAAATCTCTTTTAACGACTTTATGGTGTTGCCGCAACTCATCCTGAGTATGATGCGTACGTTGCTAAACTTTAAGCAGGCGGGCAAAAAATTCCTGCATACACCCCACACTGAAACCTCTGAATCGCAACAGGAAACGGCTTAA
- a CDS encoding Hpt domain-containing protein yields MENFNSASLHTIDYDRLNELYDGDNEQIASLFELFLDEVFPDFQEIEREIDQQNWAEVAKTAHKMLPWVGMVGLTALEGKLRSIEAQAKTDRNPEEIKLAWNQFKLGLDKATPLIREELARLTS; encoded by the coding sequence ATGGAAAATTTTAATTCGGCTAGTTTGCATACTATCGACTATGATCGTTTGAACGAGTTATATGATGGTGATAATGAGCAGATAGCCAGCCTTTTCGAGCTATTTCTGGATGAAGTATTCCCGGATTTTCAGGAAATAGAACGCGAAATCGATCAGCAAAACTGGGCAGAGGTAGCTAAAACAGCGCATAAAATGCTGCCCTGGGTCGGAATGGTTGGTTTGACGGCTTTGGAAGGTAAACTCCGGAGTATAGAAGCTCAGGCCAAAACTGATCGCAATCCAGAAGAAATAAAGCTAGCCTGGAATCAGTTTAAGCTTGGTTTGGATAAGGCAACGCCCCTAATTCGTGAAGAATTGGCCCGGTTGACGAGCTAA
- a CDS encoding 30S ribosomal protein THX, giving the protein MGKGDRKTRKGKISMGSYGKTRPQKPKQSGDIKTTTQSPSNK; this is encoded by the coding sequence ATGGGCAAAGGCGACAGAAAAACTCGGAAAGGTAAAATTTCTATGGGTTCGTACGGCAAGACCCGTCCGCAAAAACCCAAGCAATCAGGAGATATAAAAACGACAACCCAGTCTCCCTCTAACAAGTAA
- a CDS encoding glycosyltransferase family protein: protein MSQPTRFQRLRPHLIAVLGLFVLTLFYFSPVLSGKTLSMHDVQEASAAAREIREIAKQTGEKPLWTDAVFSGMPGYMIDFHYPYILVYKAVMGVINILPNTASIIFVVMLSMYILLIVLGCNAWLAALGAAAYGLGTFSIVSLEAGHVSKLFALGYGAGMLAGIILTLRGRYWLGAALTGLFLSMELGANHIQITYYLFMTVGLYILIEGIALVRNGKGRQLALGLATLAVVGAIAAGSFGKRLLVLNQYTKETIRGKSELTAKTTNPDGKTPTSESKGGLDKEYAFTYSYGKAETLTLLIPSAFGGASGGGLTTDSEFYKAMVNRGVDPGSAKQLAELGAPTYWGDQPMVGGPAYAGAALIFLFVLGMFVIRTSIRWWLLSATLLMIMLAWGKNLLFFNEFLFDYLPYLNKFRAMTMAFCLAQLFLAAGAALGLQTIVNEKLTFAQLRQPLLVSLGVTGGLALVMALMGGAFFTFQTSNDVMILSRYFGDAAKDFLAPLISDRQSMMRSDAFRSVILIVLTAGVVWLFITNKIKPALFYPLLLAVVIFDLFAVDKRFLNNADFVPKSQVTTIFEPTSADEQILQDKSLGYRVFDQTGSFMESNRASYFHRSVGGYNTTRLRRYNELINYAFQANTLHLLNMLNAKYVIQQGQPDPANPQQQGGPIVIPNPEVLGAAWFVGNVQQVANADEEMAAMKTLNPRDSAVIDKRFSTQLGNLPATMDHTGSTIQLTNYRPDKLIYEANAIRDGLVVFSEVYYRGEEDWQAFIDGKPAPHLRANYTLRAMRVPAGKHTIEFRFDPPLAKTGDMIDLICNLLLIGLIGFVIFHENRSRPAEPMAQREVIVPPAAEAPKPASAKPNTRKA, encoded by the coding sequence ATGAGCCAACCAACCCGATTTCAACGCCTGCGGCCTCATCTGATTGCCGTTTTAGGGCTATTTGTCCTTACCTTATTTTATTTCTCCCCTGTCTTATCGGGTAAAACCCTCTCGATGCATGATGTGCAGGAAGCGTCGGCTGCTGCTCGTGAAATACGGGAAATCGCTAAACAGACTGGTGAAAAACCACTTTGGACTGATGCTGTTTTCAGCGGTATGCCGGGATATATGATTGATTTTCATTACCCCTATATTCTGGTATATAAAGCTGTAATGGGAGTGATTAATATATTACCAAATACGGCGAGTATCATTTTCGTAGTGATGCTCAGTATGTATATTTTATTAATTGTGTTAGGCTGTAATGCTTGGCTAGCAGCTTTGGGAGCAGCTGCCTATGGATTAGGTACATTTAGTATTGTCAGCCTTGAAGCAGGTCACGTATCCAAGCTTTTTGCCCTGGGGTATGGGGCAGGCATGCTGGCCGGCATTATTCTGACGCTGCGTGGCCGTTACTGGTTGGGTGCTGCCCTGACAGGCCTCTTTCTGTCGATGGAATTAGGGGCGAATCACATCCAGATTACGTATTATCTCTTCATGACAGTTGGGCTGTACATCCTTATTGAGGGGATTGCTTTGGTCAGGAATGGGAAGGGGCGCCAACTGGCCTTGGGGCTAGCTACGTTGGCTGTAGTTGGAGCAATAGCAGCAGGAAGTTTTGGCAAACGACTACTTGTGCTGAATCAATATACGAAAGAAACCATTCGCGGTAAGTCGGAACTAACCGCAAAAACAACAAACCCTGACGGAAAAACACCCACCAGTGAATCGAAAGGGGGTTTGGATAAAGAGTATGCCTTTACCTATAGTTATGGTAAAGCAGAAACGTTAACCCTACTCATTCCAAGTGCATTTGGAGGAGCTTCGGGAGGAGGGCTTACCACCGACTCTGAATTCTACAAAGCAATGGTTAATAGAGGGGTAGATCCGGGTTCAGCAAAACAACTGGCCGAGTTGGGGGCACCAACTTATTGGGGAGATCAGCCGATGGTAGGCGGACCTGCCTATGCCGGTGCGGCTTTAATTTTTCTCTTTGTACTGGGCATGTTCGTGATTCGGACTTCCATACGGTGGTGGTTGCTGAGTGCTACCCTTCTGATGATTATGTTGGCCTGGGGGAAAAACCTGCTGTTTTTCAATGAGTTTCTATTCGATTATTTACCGTACCTTAACAAGTTCAGGGCTATGACAATGGCCTTTTGCCTGGCTCAGTTGTTTTTAGCTGCTGGAGCCGCGTTGGGGCTTCAGACCATTGTTAATGAAAAACTAACCTTTGCTCAATTGCGTCAGCCACTACTGGTTAGCCTCGGTGTTACTGGGGGCCTCGCCCTGGTGATGGCCCTTATGGGAGGAGCTTTCTTTACGTTCCAGACCTCCAATGATGTTATGATCTTATCGCGGTATTTTGGTGATGCCGCAAAAGACTTTCTAGCACCTCTTATTAGTGACCGGCAGAGTATGATGCGTTCTGATGCATTCCGATCAGTAATCCTGATTGTACTGACGGCTGGCGTTGTCTGGTTATTTATCACGAATAAAATCAAACCGGCGTTATTTTATCCGTTACTGCTGGCGGTCGTAATTTTTGACCTGTTTGCCGTTGATAAACGGTTTTTGAATAATGCTGATTTTGTTCCCAAATCGCAGGTGACAACCATTTTTGAACCGACTTCTGCTGATGAACAGATTCTTCAGGATAAATCGTTGGGATACCGTGTATTTGACCAGACAGGTTCTTTTATGGAAAGTAACCGGGCCTCCTACTTCCATCGATCAGTCGGCGGATATAACACGACCCGGTTGCGCCGGTACAATGAGCTGATCAATTATGCTTTCCAGGCCAATACACTGCATTTGCTCAATATGCTGAATGCAAAATATGTTATTCAGCAAGGCCAGCCTGATCCGGCAAATCCTCAGCAGCAGGGTGGCCCTATTGTGATCCCCAATCCTGAAGTGCTCGGCGCAGCCTGGTTTGTTGGTAACGTACAGCAGGTAGCTAACGCCGATGAGGAGATGGCTGCTATGAAAACCCTGAACCCACGCGATTCCGCCGTTATTGATAAGCGATTTTCCACTCAGTTGGGCAATTTACCCGCAACGATGGACCATACAGGCAGTACGATTCAACTGACGAACTATCGGCCCGACAAGCTCATCTACGAAGCCAATGCCATTCGGGATGGACTGGTTGTGTTTTCGGAAGTTTATTACCGGGGCGAAGAAGACTGGCAGGCTTTTATAGATGGCAAACCGGCTCCGCATTTACGCGCTAATTATACGCTGAGGGCGATGCGGGTTCCGGCTGGTAAGCATACGATTGAGTTCCGGTTCGATCCACCTCTGGCCAAAACAGGCGATATGATTGACCTGATCTGCAATTTACTCTTAATTGGATTGATTGGCTTCGTTATTTTCCATGAAAACCGCAGTCGACCTGCTGAACCAATGGCCCAACGCGAGGTTATAGTACCCCCTGCGGCAGAAGCGCCTAAACCAGCTTCAGCGAAGCCTAATACCCGAAAAGCATAG